In Fusarium oxysporum f. sp. lycopersici 4287 chromosome 4, whole genome shotgun sequence, a genomic segment contains:
- a CDS encoding hypothetical protein (At least one base has a quality score < 10) — protein MTQVTPAMLSARASSLSLRQQALSSSATLNNNATAPQKTEPKQSSKNFIISDMKGRDTKDNRVCASCITKLAPDEVGQVNWHLEAGQACKLCQVEKMEPECFTKPFCDFLRENPTIFHTVDYFENKLKALGYEQLSPRDNWSGKIQPGGKYWVTRNGSSLIAFKVGKAYKPGDGVAMIGGHIDALAAKLKPVSTKPVKAGYIQLGAAPYAGALNATWWDRDLSIGGRVILDDKETGKKTVKLVKLDWPIARIPTLAPHFGVGMMGNNNAETQAVPIIGLESSQRASTEALGPAGSFVNTQPPRLVELIAKELNIQSYSSIVNWELELYDSQPAQTGGLDREFIFAGRIDDKLCSWAALTALLASSENSEEGGIKLVALFDDEEIGSLLRQGARGNFLPSVVERTVESLSPDVYGPGLQGQTWSASFLASADVTHAGNPNFLEKYLPEHVPELNVGVAITYDSNAHMTTDSVSAAIMERAGELGGCRTQRFQIRSDSRSGGTIGPALSSMIGVRAADVGLPQLSMHSIRATTGALDPGLGVKFFKSFLDNWEKIDAEWH, from the coding sequence ATGACTCAGGTTACGCCTGCAATGCTGAGCGCCCGCGCTTCGTCACTATCGTTGCGACAACAAGCGCTATCGTCGTCAGCTACGCTCAACAACAATGCGACTGCGCCCCAAAAGACCGAACCGAAGCAAAGTTCCAAGAACTTCATCATTTCAGATATGAAGGGCCGCGATACGAAGGACAACCGTGTATGCGCATCTTGTATTACCAAGCTTGCGCCTGATGAAGTCGGCCAGGTCAACTGGCACCTTGAGGCCGGCCAGGCCTGTAAACTGTGCCaggttgagaagatggagCCTGAGTGTTTTACCAAGCCTTTCTGCGACTTTCTTCGGGAGAACCCTACGATTTTTCACACCGTCGATTACTTTGAGAACAAGCTGAAGGCGCTTGGATATGAGCAACTCTCTCCCCGCGATAACTGGTCGGGCAAGATTCAGCCTGGTGGAAAGTACTGGGTCACTCGGAATGGGAGCTCTCTGATCGCTTTTAAAGTTGGTAAAGCGTATAAGCCTGGAGATGGTGTTGCCATGATCGGTGGTCACATTGACGCTCTCGCCGCGAAGCTCAAGCCCGTTAGCACAAAGCCTGTCAAGGCCGGATACATTCAATTGGGAGCAGCACCATATGCTGGAGCCCTCAATGCAACCTGGTGGGACCGGGATCTCAGCATTGGTGGACGAGTTATCCTCGATGATAAAGAAACCGGGAAGAAGACTGTAAAGCTGGTGAAGCTAGACTGGCCCATCGCCCGAATCCCCACTCTTGCGCCTCATTTCGGAGTTGGTATGATGGGAAACAACAACGCCGAGACTCAAGCCGTTCCTATTATCGGCCTAGAGAGTTCACAGCGTGCGTCTACCGAGGCTCTTGGACCCGCCGGCTCTTTCGTCAACACGCAGCCCCCACGACTGGTTGAACTCATTGCCAAGGAACTCAACATCCAATCTTATAGTTCAATTGTCAACTGGGAACTCGAGCTTTATGACTCTCAGCCCGCTCAGACCGGTGGCCTGGATCGGGAATTCATCTTCGCGGGTCGCATTGATGATAAGTTGTGTTCTTGGGCAGCCCTTACAGCCCTCTTAGCATCTTCAGAAAACAGTGAAGAGGGAGGAATCAAGCTCGTCGCTCTATTTGACGACGAAGAAATCGGTAGCTTGCTGAGGCAGGGTGCCCGTGGAAACTTTCTTCCCTCTGTGGTTGAAAGAACTGTCGAGAGTCTTAGTCCAGATGTATATGGACCAGGACTTCAAGGGCAAACATGGTCTGCAAGCTTCCTCGCGTCTGCCGATGTCACACATGCTGGAAATCCCAACTTCCTTGAGAAATATCTTCCTGAGCATGTGCCGGAGCTCAATGTTGGTGTAGCTATCACCTACGACTCCAACGCCCATATGACCACGGATAGTGTCTCCGCTGCTATTATGGAGCGGGCCGGTGAGCTTGGTGGATGCCGAACACAGAGATTCCAAATTCGAAGTGACTCTCGAAGCGGTGGAACCATTGGCCCGGCACTGTCTAGCATGATTGGTGTCCGAGCTGCAGATGTTGGTCTTCCACAACTCAGCATGCACTCCATCCGCGCCACTACTGGTGCATTGGATCCCGGCCTGGGtgtcaagttcttcaagagtTTCCTTGACAACTGGGAGAAGATTGACGCTGAGTGGCACTAG